In Saccharothrix violaceirubra, the following are encoded in one genomic region:
- a CDS encoding ATP-binding cassette domain-containing protein: MRTTGADAAADAVVRGTGVSFRYDDRPVPHDVDLATAPGEHVALVGASGAGKSTLAALLTGAYPPDTGTVAHRTPPAGRRPGGGTGRRRHEPGRRPAAGPGHPARTAGPHPDAGPGPAPGAGPVGRGRPGPGRAGRTGRRREPGRRARRGDRGP; encoded by the coding sequence ATGCGGACCACCGGGGCAGACGCAGCGGCGGACGCGGTGGTCCGGGGGACCGGCGTGTCCTTCCGCTACGACGACCGCCCGGTGCCGCACGACGTCGACCTCGCGACAGCGCCGGGCGAGCACGTCGCGCTGGTGGGCGCGTCCGGCGCCGGGAAGAGCACCCTGGCCGCCCTGCTGACCGGCGCCTACCCGCCCGACACCGGCACGGTCGCGCACCGGACCCCGCCCGCCGGCCGGCGACCCGGCGGCGGGACTGGCCGTCGTCGGCACGAGCCGGGTCGCCGACCTGCCGCAGGGCCTGGACACCCGGCTCGGACCGCGGGCCCACACCCTGACGCCGGGCCAGGCCCGGCACCTGGTGCCGGCCCGGTTGGTCGTGGCCGACCCGGACCTGGCCGTGCTGGACGAACCGGCCGCCGACGAGAGCCTGGACGTCGCGCTCGCCGCGGCGATCGAGGGCCGTGA
- a CDS encoding tetratricopeptide repeat protein — protein sequence MTDPVGIRAVSRELIAADGRLGARNVVDRAVRAAWSAGPPTADRERCAALAELFEVAGWIAYDAERQDDAARLDDRALVLARLAGDRAMENLVKLNMSLRAAHVGRYGDAVALARSVVGGGSRVRTLCLIREARAHSKAGSEAAVGLMRGARAHFLDGPGAREPDWAWWIDDLELDGHHAGALLDLGRPGAALPLLHRVVEAMGGTDQPNYRVIWQVRLVEALLAVGDRAEAEAVLERLPAIGSARALRSLRSLLGAGAYREVVSRNPVT from the coding sequence GTGACAGATCCGGTCGGGATTCGTGCGGTGTCACGGGAACTCATCGCGGCGGACGGGCGACTCGGCGCGCGGAACGTCGTCGACCGGGCCGTGCGGGCGGCGTGGTCGGCGGGTCCGCCGACGGCGGACCGCGAGCGGTGCGCGGCCCTGGCGGAACTGTTCGAGGTCGCCGGGTGGATCGCCTACGACGCCGAACGCCAGGACGACGCGGCCCGGCTCGACGACCGGGCGTTGGTGCTGGCGCGGCTCGCCGGCGACCGGGCGATGGAGAACCTGGTCAAGCTGAACATGAGCCTGCGGGCCGCCCACGTCGGGCGGTACGGCGACGCCGTGGCGTTGGCCCGGTCGGTCGTCGGCGGTGGTTCCCGGGTGCGGACGTTGTGCCTGATCCGCGAGGCGCGGGCGCATTCGAAAGCCGGCAGCGAGGCAGCGGTCGGGTTGATGCGCGGGGCACGGGCGCACTTCCTCGACGGTCCCGGCGCGCGCGAGCCGGACTGGGCGTGGTGGATCGACGACCTCGAACTCGACGGCCACCACGCCGGTGCGCTGCTCGACCTCGGCCGACCCGGTGCGGCACTGCCGCTGCTGCACCGGGTGGTCGAGGCGATGGGCGGCACGGACCAGCCGAACTACCGGGTGATCTGGCAGGTCCGCCTGGTCGAGGCGCTGCTCGCCGTGGGCGACCGGGCCGAGGCCGAGGCGGTGCTGGAACGACTCCCCGCCATCGGATCGGCCCGTGCGCTGCGGTCGCTGCGCTCGCTGCTCGGCGCGGGTGCCTACCGGGAGGTCGTTTCGCGGAACCCGGTGACGTGA
- a CDS encoding dipeptide ABC transporter ATP-binding protein: MSLLVVDGLDVSFPGVRAVRDVSFTLDAGQCLAIVGESGSGKSVTARSLVGLAGDTATVGARALTFDGRDLTGLRESGWRRVRGREIGLVLQDALVSLDPLRTVGAEIGEALRVHGVVDRSARPERVRSLLADVGVPEPERRARQHPHQLSGGLRQRALIASALAARPRLLIADEPTTALDVTVQAQVLDLLRGLKDEGTALLLISHDLSVVAGIADRVAVMYGGVVVEHGPADEVLPDPRHPYTQALIAAVPGTRPRGSRLSAVPFEGPEATAVGCPYASRCVRADDRCRTSLPDLSVRCWHPAPAVTTTVSSDVVAPVIGEPLLEAVGISKRFRAPDRTWYDAVKDVSFTLHRGETLGLVGESGSGKTTAARIALGLVAPDAGEVRFQDQAWSSLSERARRPRRRAIQTVHQDPLGSFDPRYTVERLIAEALPRDGRARVAELLDQVGLPKSLLRRRPRELSGGQRQRVSIARALATGPDVLVCDEPVSALDVSIQAQILDLLRDLRHETGTAMLFISHDLAVVRHVSDRVAVMKDGAIVESGPVDDLFDHPRHPYTRELLAALPTTARI; encoded by the coding sequence ATGAGCCTGCTCGTGGTCGACGGTCTCGACGTCTCGTTCCCCGGCGTGCGCGCGGTCCGCGACGTGTCGTTCACGCTGGACGCGGGCCAGTGTCTGGCCATCGTGGGCGAGTCGGGGTCGGGCAAGAGCGTCACGGCCCGCTCCCTGGTCGGCCTGGCGGGCGACACCGCGACGGTCGGCGCCCGCGCGCTGACGTTCGACGGCCGCGACCTGACAGGCTTGCGCGAGTCCGGCTGGCGACGGGTGCGCGGCCGGGAGATCGGCCTGGTCCTCCAGGACGCGCTGGTGTCGCTGGACCCGTTGCGGACGGTGGGCGCCGAGATCGGCGAGGCGCTGCGCGTGCACGGCGTGGTGGACCGGTCCGCACGTCCCGAGCGGGTGCGGTCGCTGCTCGCGGACGTCGGCGTGCCCGAGCCGGAACGCCGGGCGCGGCAGCACCCGCACCAGCTCTCCGGCGGTCTGCGCCAGCGCGCCCTGATCGCGTCGGCGCTGGCCGCCCGGCCGCGCCTGCTGATCGCCGACGAGCCGACCACGGCGTTGGACGTCACCGTGCAGGCCCAGGTGCTGGACCTGTTGCGCGGCTTGAAGGACGAGGGCACCGCGCTGCTGCTGATCAGCCACGACCTGTCCGTGGTCGCCGGGATCGCCGACCGGGTGGCCGTGATGTACGGGGGAGTGGTCGTCGAGCACGGACCTGCCGACGAGGTGCTGCCCGACCCGCGCCACCCGTACACGCAGGCCCTGATCGCGGCCGTGCCGGGCACCCGGCCTCGGGGCTCGCGGCTGTCGGCCGTGCCTTTCGAGGGTCCCGAGGCCACCGCCGTCGGCTGTCCCTACGCCTCCCGCTGCGTCCGCGCCGACGACCGTTGCCGGACCTCGCTGCCCGACCTGTCGGTGCGGTGTTGGCATCCGGCGCCGGCGGTGACCACGACCGTGTCGTCGGACGTCGTCGCCCCGGTGATCGGGGAACCGCTGCTGGAGGCCGTCGGCATCTCGAAGCGCTTCCGCGCGCCCGACCGCACGTGGTACGACGCGGTGAAGGACGTGTCGTTCACGCTCCACCGCGGCGAGACGCTGGGCCTGGTCGGCGAGTCGGGGTCGGGCAAGACGACCGCCGCCCGCATCGCCCTGGGCCTGGTCGCGCCGGACGCGGGCGAGGTCCGCTTCCAGGACCAGGCGTGGAGTTCCCTGTCCGAACGCGCACGCAGACCCCGTCGCCGCGCGATCCAGACCGTCCACCAGGACCCGCTCGGCTCGTTCGACCCCCGCTACACGGTGGAACGCCTGATCGCCGAAGCCCTGCCCCGCGACGGACGTGCCCGCGTGGCGGAACTGCTCGACCAGGTCGGGCTCCCGAAGTCCCTGCTGCGCCGCCGTCCCCGGGAGCTGTCCGGCGGCCAACGCCAACGCGTGTCCATCGCCCGTGCCCTGGCGACGGGCCCCGACGTGCTGGTCTGCGACGAACCGGTGTCGGCGTTGGACGTGTCGATCCAGGCGCAGATCCTCGACCTGCTGCGGGACCTGCGGCACGAGACCGGCACGGCGATGCTGTTCATCTCGCACGACTTGGCCGTGGTGCGGCACGTGAGCGACCGCGTGGCCGTGATGAAGGACGGTGCGATCGTCGAGTCGGGTCCGGTGGACGACCTGTTCGACCACCCACGACACCCCTACACCCGCGAACTCCTCGCGGCTCTGCCCACGACCGCACGGATCTGA
- a CDS encoding ABC transporter permease yields the protein MRRFPRVGVWAGGAVVVLLVLAAVAPGWFTSAAPLEADPVNALLAPDGTHWFGTDELGRDVFARVVHGARPSLSVGLGAILIALTAGSLIGITAALGGNVADSVLMRLADILLSLPELMLALLVIAVLGAGTGNTMIAIAVALIPGYARMVRAEALVVRRSGYVEAAVGLGLPRPVLIARHVLPNALGPLLVLGTVGFGTAIIAVSGLSFLGLGARPPAPEWGAMLSSGRKFLAVAWWTAVFPGAAITLAVVSVNVVGRRLQAAFTRRTPA from the coding sequence GTGCGCAGGTTCCCCCGCGTGGGCGTCTGGGCGGGCGGCGCCGTCGTGGTGCTGCTCGTGCTGGCCGCCGTCGCGCCCGGCTGGTTCACCTCGGCCGCGCCGCTGGAGGCCGACCCGGTCAACGCGCTGCTGGCGCCCGACGGCACGCACTGGTTCGGCACCGACGAACTCGGGCGCGACGTGTTCGCACGCGTGGTCCACGGTGCCCGCCCGTCGCTGTCGGTCGGCCTGGGCGCGATCCTGATCGCGTTGACGGCCGGATCGCTGATCGGCATCACGGCCGCGCTGGGCGGAAACGTCGCCGACTCGGTCCTCATGCGACTGGCCGACATCCTGCTGTCGCTGCCCGAACTCATGCTGGCGCTGCTGGTGATCGCCGTGCTCGGCGCGGGCACCGGCAACACCATGATCGCGATCGCGGTCGCGCTGATACCGGGCTACGCCCGCATGGTGCGGGCCGAGGCGCTGGTCGTGCGGCGGTCCGGGTACGTGGAGGCGGCCGTCGGCCTGGGCCTGCCGCGTCCGGTGCTGATCGCCCGGCACGTGCTGCCGAACGCGCTCGGGCCGCTGTTGGTGCTCGGCACGGTCGGCTTCGGCACCGCGATCATCGCGGTGTCCGGCCTGAGCTTCCTGGGGCTGGGCGCCCGACCGCCCGCGCCCGAGTGGGGCGCGATGCTGTCGTCGGGGCGCAAGTTCCTCGCCGTGGCCTGGTGGACCGCCGTGTTCCCCGGTGCCGCGATCACCCTGGCCGTGGTGTCGGTCAACGTCGTCGGCCGCCGGCTCCAGGCCGCGTTCACCAGGAGGACCCCCGCATGA
- a CDS encoding ABC transporter permease produces MIRTLLRGAANRALAALAVLLGAAGLAFAALHLIPGDPVAIILGPATQASAQVQAAIRADYGLDEPVVLRFLHYLGRLATGDLGRSYQLQRGVDELIGEQLGPTVELALAALVLAVAIAVGSAVATAGRGRIAKAVSGWELLAVSSPPYWVGILLLSVFSFSLGWFPVTGAEDFPALVLPALTLALPVAGVLSQVLREGLEAALAEPFAVTARARGLSRTAVRVRHALRHAAIPLVTLTGWLTGSLLGGAVLVEAVFGRPGIGALTLQAVTNKDMPLVVGLVLLSALVFVVISTLVDLLYLAIDPRLRTR; encoded by the coding sequence GTGATCCGCACGCTCCTGCGCGGAGCCGCGAACCGGGCCCTGGCCGCGCTCGCCGTCCTGTTGGGCGCGGCCGGGCTCGCGTTCGCCGCCCTGCACCTGATCCCGGGCGACCCGGTCGCCATCATCCTCGGTCCGGCCACGCAGGCGTCCGCCCAGGTGCAGGCGGCGATCCGCGCCGACTACGGGCTCGACGAGCCCGTGGTCCTGCGGTTCCTGCACTACCTGGGCCGGCTGGCGACGGGCGACCTCGGCCGGTCCTACCAGCTACAACGCGGTGTCGACGAGCTGATCGGCGAACAGCTCGGCCCCACGGTCGAGCTGGCGCTGGCCGCACTGGTACTGGCCGTGGCCATCGCGGTCGGTTCGGCCGTCGCCACGGCCGGCCGCGGCCGGATCGCCAAAGCGGTGTCCGGCTGGGAACTGCTCGCGGTGTCCAGCCCGCCGTACTGGGTCGGCATCCTCCTGCTGTCGGTGTTCTCCTTCTCGCTGGGCTGGTTCCCGGTCACCGGCGCAGAGGACTTCCCGGCTCTGGTCCTGCCCGCCCTGACGCTGGCGCTGCCCGTCGCCGGGGTGCTCTCGCAGGTGCTGCGCGAGGGCCTGGAAGCCGCGTTGGCCGAACCGTTCGCGGTGACCGCCCGCGCGCGTGGCCTGAGCCGCACGGCGGTGCGCGTCCGGCACGCGTTGCGCCACGCCGCCATCCCGCTCGTGACGCTGACCGGCTGGCTCACCGGGTCCCTGCTCGGCGGCGCCGTGCTCGTCGAGGCGGTCTTCGGCCGACCCGGCATCGGCGCGCTGACGTTGCAGGCCGTGACCAACAAGGACATGCCGCTGGTCGTCGGCCTGGTGCTGCTGTCGGCGCTGGTGTTCGTCGTGATCTCCACCCTGGTCGACCTGCTCTACCTGGCGATCGACCCCCGATTGCGGACGAGGTGA
- a CDS encoding ABC transporter substrate-binding protein, translating into MSPSLPLRAAALVSGLALVLTACGGGTSAGPTTSATSPVPGGELTVAVDSEPVSFDVHVSPQDVTGEILRHVFDSLVSIDAEGRFKPWLATSWEVAPNLKSYTFHLRDNVKFTDGTPFDAAAVKTNFDRIANPATKSQLAASLLGPYAGTEVVDPRTVKVSFTTPFAPFLQGASTPYLGFYSPKTLAENADKLGGGGPVAVGTGPFAFTGYTKGQNLVLTKNPDYNWGPEGAAHTGPAYLDKLTVRFLSEDSVRVGALTSGQVHVARAVAPVDAKALEANKDVTLLKSDVPGGNYNIYLNASKAPFDDPVVRKAVQRGINIDQAVKTVYFGQYKRAWSPLSPSTTGYESKLENSWPYDQAEADKLLDQAGWTTKDADGYRTKNGARLVVKWPVMPPPYLREQRDVLGQAIQADLKKIGVEVVRDQPDIGTYIKQVYGGQTDFTDYSWNRFEPDVLWLFFNSASQPGKGGQNATFTKDDELDKLTETGRTTADPAARATAYGKVQQRAVTDLALVIPVYTPVNSAAVGKSVHGLAYTRDSRLSFYDVWLDKK; encoded by the coding sequence GTGTCCCCGTCCCTCCCGCTGCGGGCCGCCGCCCTGGTGAGCGGTCTCGCGCTCGTCCTGACCGCCTGCGGCGGCGGGACGAGCGCGGGCCCGACCACGTCGGCGACCAGCCCGGTCCCGGGCGGCGAGCTGACGGTCGCCGTCGACAGCGAGCCGGTCTCGTTCGACGTGCACGTCAGCCCCCAGGACGTCACCGGCGAGATCCTGCGCCACGTGTTCGACTCCCTGGTCTCGATCGACGCCGAGGGCCGGTTCAAGCCGTGGCTGGCCACCTCCTGGGAGGTCGCCCCGAACCTGAAGTCGTACACGTTCCACCTGCGCGACAACGTGAAGTTCACCGACGGCACCCCGTTCGACGCCGCCGCGGTGAAGACCAACTTCGACCGGATCGCCAACCCCGCCACCAAGTCCCAGCTCGCGGCGAGCCTGCTCGGCCCGTACGCGGGCACCGAGGTCGTCGACCCGCGCACGGTGAAGGTCTCCTTCACGACGCCGTTCGCACCGTTCCTCCAGGGTGCGAGCACCCCGTACCTCGGGTTCTACTCGCCGAAGACCCTGGCCGAGAACGCCGACAAGCTCGGCGGCGGCGGTCCGGTCGCCGTGGGCACCGGTCCGTTCGCGTTCACCGGCTACACCAAGGGGCAGAACCTCGTCCTCACGAAGAACCCCGATTACAACTGGGGTCCGGAGGGTGCCGCGCACACCGGCCCGGCCTACCTGGACAAGCTGACCGTCCGGTTCCTGTCCGAGGACTCGGTCCGCGTCGGCGCGCTGACCAGCGGCCAGGTGCACGTGGCCCGTGCCGTCGCTCCGGTGGACGCGAAGGCGTTGGAGGCCAACAAGGACGTCACCCTGCTCAAGAGCGACGTTCCGGGCGGCAACTACAACATCTACCTCAACGCGTCCAAGGCGCCTTTCGACGACCCGGTGGTGCGCAAGGCCGTGCAGCGCGGCATCAACATCGACCAGGCCGTCAAGACCGTCTACTTCGGACAGTACAAGCGGGCGTGGTCGCCGCTCTCGCCCTCCACCACCGGCTACGAGTCCAAGCTCGAGAACTCGTGGCCCTACGACCAGGCCGAGGCGGACAAGCTGCTCGACCAGGCCGGCTGGACCACGAAGGACGCCGACGGCTACCGCACGAAGAACGGTGCCCGGCTCGTCGTCAAGTGGCCCGTCATGCCGCCGCCGTACCTGCGCGAACAGCGCGACGTGCTCGGCCAGGCCATCCAGGCGGACCTGAAGAAGATCGGCGTCGAGGTCGTCCGCGACCAGCCCGACATCGGCACCTACATCAAGCAGGTGTACGGCGGCCAGACCGACTTCACCGACTACAGCTGGAACCGGTTCGAGCCCGACGTGCTGTGGCTGTTCTTCAACAGCGCCAGCCAGCCGGGCAAGGGCGGCCAGAACGCCACGTTCACCAAGGACGACGAGCTGGACAAGCTCACCGAGACCGGCCGCACCACCGCCGACCCGGCCGCCCGCGCGACCGCGTACGGCAAGGTCCAGCAGCGGGCCGTGACCGACCTGGCCCTGGTCATCCCGGTGTACACGCCGGTCAACTCGGCCGCGGTGGGCAAGTCCGTGCACGGCCTGGCCTACACGCGGGACTCCCGGCTGTCCTTCTACGACGTGTGGCTCGACAAGAAGTGA
- a CDS encoding nuclear transport factor 2 family protein — MSTPHTPPTQAEIAQVDQVRALFPHVFDNQDTDRFHLVFTEDAVIELTMGSGKRVEGIAAIQEFAKAIGPGRVDHHTLDSVVTRAQDDPDTLRVISRYLAITADGTVHNGDYLDEFRKTEQGWRMARRISVPRFPTGPGVPHEDRSHWLPE, encoded by the coding sequence CTGAGCACCCCGCACACGCCTCCGACGCAGGCCGAGATCGCCCAGGTCGACCAGGTCCGCGCCCTCTTCCCGCACGTCTTCGACAACCAGGACACCGACCGCTTCCACCTGGTCTTCACCGAGGACGCCGTAATAGAACTGACCATGGGATCGGGAAAGCGCGTGGAGGGTATAGCGGCCATCCAAGAGTTCGCCAAAGCGATCGGCCCCGGCCGCGTGGACCACCACACCCTGGACTCCGTGGTCACCAGAGCCCAGGACGACCCGGACACCCTGCGGGTCATCAGCCGCTATCTGGCCATCACCGCCGACGGCACCGTCCACAATGGCGACTACCTGGACGAGTTCCGCAAAACCGAACAAGGCTGGCGCATGGCCAGACGTATCTCCGTGCCGAGATTCCCGACCGGCCCAGGGGTCCCACACGAGGACCGGTCCCACTGGCTCCCGGAGTAG
- a CDS encoding ester cyclase — MSIEVNKEVARRYYEEFVNKRRLDLVDEIIAEDAVDEAAGIGGAGREAFRQHATWLWETVEDVQTTITDLIAEGDRVVVYWRMDGIHRGTMFGVPGTGRRFIGHSVSLITFRDGQVVRYSVLPDRLGIIQQVAS; from the coding sequence TTGAGCATCGAAGTGAACAAGGAAGTAGCCCGCCGCTACTACGAGGAATTCGTCAACAAACGCCGACTCGACCTCGTCGACGAGATCATCGCCGAAGACGCCGTCGACGAAGCGGCCGGCATCGGCGGCGCGGGAAGAGAAGCCTTCCGCCAACACGCCACCTGGCTCTGGGAAACGGTGGAAGACGTCCAAACCACCATCACCGACCTGATCGCGGAAGGCGACCGCGTGGTCGTCTACTGGCGCATGGACGGCATCCACCGCGGCACGATGTTCGGCGTCCCCGGCACCGGCCGCCGCTTCATCGGCCACAGCGTCAGCCTGATCACCTTCCGCGACGGCCAGGTCGTGCGCTACAGCGTCCTCCCGGACCGCCTCGGCATCATCCAGCAGGTGGCGTCCTGA
- a CDS encoding SDR family NAD(P)-dependent oxidoreductase produces the protein MSTAEEPTRVVVVTGAGSGIGRATLDLYLDRGWQTVAVDIDPTGLADLADHPNVATVIGDVASERTNTEAAKAALDRFGRLDAAVLNAGYGGGGPLEAPGALDRLAEVLSVNVIGAAAGIRATAPALRASGGGAIVVTSSVSGLRGDPSTWAYNAAKAAQINLVRAAAIDYAAENIRINAIAPGGTVTAMTRAQVEHPTFGATIARRIPLGRWSQPGEQAEAIHFLTSPAASYITGTVLSVDGGLSANGGILLPPAGPGEPPG, from the coding sequence GTGTCCACAGCAGAAGAGCCGACCCGGGTGGTGGTCGTGACCGGCGCCGGCTCCGGCATCGGCCGCGCCACCCTCGACCTCTACCTTGATCGCGGCTGGCAGACGGTCGCCGTCGACATCGACCCGACGGGCCTGGCCGACCTGGCCGACCACCCGAACGTGGCCACCGTGATCGGCGACGTGGCAAGCGAACGCACCAACACCGAGGCGGCGAAAGCGGCCCTGGACCGGTTCGGCCGTCTCGACGCCGCGGTCCTGAACGCCGGCTACGGTGGCGGCGGCCCGTTGGAAGCCCCCGGCGCCCTGGACCGCCTGGCCGAGGTGCTGAGCGTCAACGTGATCGGCGCCGCGGCCGGCATCAGGGCAACGGCACCCGCACTACGCGCCTCGGGCGGCGGCGCGATCGTGGTGACGTCGTCCGTATCGGGCCTGCGAGGCGACCCGTCCACCTGGGCCTACAACGCGGCGAAGGCGGCACAGATCAACCTGGTCCGAGCCGCCGCCATCGACTACGCGGCGGAGAACATCAGGATCAACGCCATCGCCCCCGGCGGCACCGTGACCGCGATGACCAGGGCACAGGTGGAACACCCGACCTTCGGCGCCACGATAGCCCGCCGCATCCCCCTGGGCCGCTGGTCGCAACCCGGGGAACAGGCCGAGGCGATCCACTTCCTCACCTCACCCGCGGCGTCCTACATCACCGGAACAGTGCTCTCGGTGGACGGCGGCCTGTCCGCGAACGGCGGCATCCTCCTCCCACCCGCCGGTCCCGGCGAGCCCCCGGGCTGA